GCTCATTATTCCTCAGTTTTGGTATTTGGCCATTGCTCTAATGGTAGGCGCTTCGGCACTTTTGGGCTGGATGTATGTCCAACAACTCCAAAAACCCAAACAGCTGTATAGAGAACAGTTCAAATCACAGTTCTTTAAGGAAATGGTCGCCAATTTCTACCCCAGTATGCACTATCAACCCAATAACTATGTGCCCAAGGTAGATTTCTACAAAAGCCACCTTTTTCATGGTAAAGCCAATGAGGGCTACACTGGAGAGGACTATTTTTCTGGCGTAGTAGCAGGCATGAATATGCGCTTTTCAGAGGTAAATGCTCAGCAGCTAGTAGGCAAAAATGAAGTAACCCTATTTAACGGGATCTTTATGGTCTTAGATATTGAAACCCAACTAAAAGGAGCCACCTTTATTGTTCCCGATAACTATGAACAGTGGTTGGGCCAACTAGCCGTTAAAATTCAGGACCAACTGGATGTACTCCGAGAGGGCGATTTGCTCCATCTTGACAATGCACCCGATTTTGAGAATAAATTTGCTATCTATTCTACAAATATTCCAGAAGCTAAGATGATTCTTACTCAAGAACTCATCAACTCTGTGCTTTGGATCCGAGAAACCTTTGAAAGCCAAATTTCTTTGGCCTTCCAAGATCAACAACTCTATATTGCAATCCCCTTAAGCCATGAACGCCTCTTTGAACCAGAACTACACAAAAGCCTCACCGCCGATAATGAAATGCTGCAACGCATCTTTGCCGAGCTCAAAAGCTGCTTTGACCTAATTCATAAGCTGCCCCTAGACCAACTCCGAAAAACAAAGAATTAAGGGCTTGCCCTTAAATTAAGGCCTTGGCCTAACTAATTGTCCCACATGGTACGTTAAACCTATGTGGGACAATTTTTGTTGAATCCTTAGCAAAGGCTATCAGCTGTTCGTTTTCTATTAGCCACTTCTTCCTATAATATGGCTATAGCCAATAAATGGCTAAACTTGTCAGTCTGGTCACTAAAAAAAGAAAACTTTTTCCCTAGCTTGACCTTAAACGCTCTAACTATTATCTATGAAGCAGCTTTTCTTATCATCGCTTTTTCTCCTCGCCAATTTGTCTATGCTCTGGGCTACTCATAACCGTGCAGGAGAAATTACTTACCGCCAAACTGGTCCCCTCAGTATCGAGGCCACTATTGTTACCTATACAAAGATTAGTGGACAGTCTATTCATGCCGATCGCACCGAACTCGATTTGAGTTGGGGAGATGGGACTTCCTCTACGGTGCCCAGAGATTATTTTGTTATGCTACACCAAGATATTCGGATGAATGTCTATACCGCTACGCATAGCTATCCCGGCCCCAACCCCGGCGGCCAACCTTATGTAATGGGCATGCAAGATCCTAACCGAAATGCCGATATTCTTAATGTAAATAACGGAAACTCGGTGAATGTAGCCTTCTATGTGCAAACAGAGGTTTTCCTTTTTCCCACTTCTATTTATGGCAATAATAACTCGCCCATCTTACTCGAACCCCCAATCGATTTTGGGGTGGTGGGCCAAGTATTTCAACATACGCCCAATGGCTATGACCCCGATGGAGATAGTGTGGCCTACGAATTAGTGACCTGCCTTAGCGATCTGAATAATCCAGTTCCTGGCTTTTTACCCGTAAACGCTATTGGCCCAGGCGCTAATAATACTTATACCTTTGACCAACAAACAGGGCTCTTTACTTGGAATACCCCGCAGGTGGCAGGAGAGTATAACATCGCTATCCGCGTCAAATCTTACCGAAATGGCGCTTACTTAGGCGGTATCATCCGAGATATCCAAATCGAAATTAGAAATGCCCAAAACACCCCCCCCGAACTACAAGTACCCGAGGAAATTTGTGTGGAGGCTGGCGAACTCATCGATTTTGATGCCATCGCCCTAGATAGCGATATCCCCGTTCAACCCATTACGCTTACCGCTACAGGTGGCCCTCTAGAATTGACCAATGGGGCCGCTACCTTTAGTAATACTACTGGTTTTACCCCCGTTTCTAGCCGCTTCCGCTGGCAAACCAATTGCGAGCATATCCAACAACAGGCTTGGCAGGTGGTATTTAAAGCTAGAGATTCTTTGATGACCAATAATGGCCTAGATGCCTCTTTGGCCACCTTTAAGGTGCTGCGCATTAAAGTAGTAGCCCCTCCGGTCCAAAACTTACAGTCTACTGTTAGTCCCGGCCAAGTGGACCTTAGCTGGGATGCCCCCTATCTTTGTGAGAGCTCTGCAGGCTTTTTGGGCTTTTCGGTCTGGCGAAAATCTAGCTGCGATAATACCGAACTAGATTCTTGTACGGTTGGCCTGCCTGGCCTGGGCTATACCCAAATTAACTTTGGGGCCTTAGTCACTACAGCCGCAACCTCAGGGAATTTTGAGTTTACCGACCCCAACGTGCAGTCTGGCGGGATTTATAGTTATCGGGTTTTGCCTGAATTTGCGACCCCCGTTCCTGGAACCAATAACTTTTTAGGACCTGTCTCTGGCCGTAGCTCTGCCGAGCTTTGTGTGCAAATGGCCCAAGACCTTCCCCTAATGACAAATGCAGATGTAGAAAGTACCGATTTGGCCAATGGCGATATCTTGGTCCGTTGGGCCAAACCTAGAGCCGCCGAACTAGATACCAACTTTACGGTGCCACCTTATCGCTACGAGCTCTTCCGCTCAGAAGGACAAAATGGCGCTAATTTTCTGTCTACACCCATCTTTAGCTCCACTAACTTTAATAGCTACTCGGCCCTAGCCGATACCCTTAGCTTTTTGGATACAGGACTAAATACTGAGGAAAATGCCTACTCTTATCGGGTCGCTTTTTATGCCAATGGGGATACAGTTGGCGCCACTAGTCTGGCCTCTTCTATCTACCTAACGGTCAATGCTACAGACCAAACCAATGAGCTGGTCTGGACCGAAAATGTGCCTTGGACCAATACGGAATATGTCGTTTTCTTAGAAACTCCCA
This genomic interval from Saprospira grandis contains the following:
- a CDS encoding DUF3137 domain-containing protein; this translates as MKNLEQLKSSMQEVIERLETERKRQLSAFKLIQKLLVIPIVLFVAAAASMLIIPQFWYLAIALMVGASALLGWMYVQQLQKPKQLYREQFKSQFFKEMVANFYPSMHYQPNNYVPKVDFYKSHLFHGKANEGYTGEDYFSGVVAGMNMRFSEVNAQQLVGKNEVTLFNGIFMVLDIETQLKGATFIVPDNYEQWLGQLAVKIQDQLDVLREGDLLHLDNAPDFENKFAIYSTNIPEAKMILTQELINSVLWIRETFESQISLAFQDQQLYIAIPLSHERLFEPELHKSLTADNEMLQRIFAELKSCFDLIHKLPLDQLRKTKN
- a CDS encoding gliding motility-associated C-terminal domain-containing protein; protein product: MKQLFLSSLFLLANLSMLWATHNRAGEITYRQTGPLSIEATIVTYTKISGQSIHADRTELDLSWGDGTSSTVPRDYFVMLHQDIRMNVYTATHSYPGPNPGGQPYVMGMQDPNRNADILNVNNGNSVNVAFYVQTEVFLFPTSIYGNNNSPILLEPPIDFGVVGQVFQHTPNGYDPDGDSVAYELVTCLSDLNNPVPGFLPVNAIGPGANNTYTFDQQTGLFTWNTPQVAGEYNIAIRVKSYRNGAYLGGIIRDIQIEIRNAQNTPPELQVPEEICVEAGELIDFDAIALDSDIPVQPITLTATGGPLELTNGAATFSNTTGFTPVSSRFRWQTNCEHIQQQAWQVVFKARDSLMTNNGLDASLATFKVLRIKVVAPPVQNLQSTVSPGQVDLSWDAPYLCESSAGFLGFSVWRKSSCDNTELDSCTVGLPGLGYTQINFGALVTTAATSGNFEFTDPNVQSGGIYSYRVLPEFATPVPGTNNFLGPVSGRSSAELCVQMAQDLPLMTNADVESTDLANGDILVRWAKPRAAELDTNFTVPPYRYELFRSEGQNGANFLSTPIFSSTNFNSYSALADTLSFLDTGLNTEENAYSYRVAFYANGDTVGATSLASSIYLTVNATDQTNELVWTENVPWTNTEYVVFLETPTGSNSYTVLDTVNSPTYVHEELENGETYCYYVESIGSYGIPDVFSPLLNKSQRACGSPLDTLAPCPPIAVAALSGCEAFDDDSDKENRGLCEGFIREQTDMANTISWQRPTDSCGLDIAAYRLYFAPYCDSTAYELVAEITDLSDTFFIHQPADYNLAGCYYVTTVDSVEANGGGNESVPSTVVQSDNCPFYELPNVFTPNNDNANDFFGPCLPSRYIEAVDFRVFNRWGQEVFRTENPAINWDGKDQQTGQDLAEDVYYYTCKLQINCMDCDKVAPLKGVIHLIRNAR